The Lentzea guizhouensis genome contains a region encoding:
- a CDS encoding LLM class F420-dependent oxidoreductase, with amino-acid sequence MDMGVQGLNTGGSIAPAEALRLAGLVERLGFRSWWAVEHVVLPSPRVDPSPAEPDAPMLDPLVSLGFVAAATSRLELGTGIVILPQRNPVVLAKQVATLDVLSGGRFTLGVGAGYLPQEFAAVGVPFADRGRRSDEYIDAMRALWHSPAPAFDGRYVSFSGVDAHPRPANARIAVGGASDAALRRALTRGNAWIGIGTPEETAANLKRLRRLSALTERADALGALEINVVATAPLDPSVVRQYEDLGVDQLIVYPGALDMPLDEALPHLISLVA; translated from the coding sequence ATGGACATGGGGGTTCAGGGGCTCAACACCGGCGGCTCGATCGCACCCGCCGAGGCACTGCGGCTGGCCGGCCTGGTGGAACGGCTGGGGTTCCGGTCGTGGTGGGCGGTGGAGCACGTGGTGCTGCCGTCACCGCGGGTCGACCCGTCGCCGGCCGAACCGGACGCGCCGATGCTGGACCCGTTGGTGAGCCTCGGGTTCGTGGCGGCGGCCACCTCGCGGCTGGAGCTGGGGACCGGGATCGTGATCCTGCCGCAGCGCAACCCGGTGGTGCTCGCGAAGCAGGTGGCGACGCTCGACGTGCTGAGCGGTGGCCGGTTCACGCTCGGCGTCGGCGCGGGTTACCTGCCCCAGGAGTTCGCCGCGGTGGGCGTGCCGTTCGCGGACCGCGGCCGCCGTTCGGACGAGTACATCGACGCCATGCGCGCGTTGTGGCACTCCCCGGCTCCTGCCTTCGACGGGAGGTACGTGTCGTTCAGCGGGGTCGACGCGCACCCGCGGCCGGCGAACGCCAGGATCGCCGTAGGTGGCGCGAGCGACGCGGCGTTGCGGCGGGCGCTGACCCGTGGCAACGCGTGGATCGGCATCGGCACGCCGGAGGAGACCGCGGCGAACCTGAAGCGGTTGCGGCGGCTGTCGGCGTTGACCGAGCGGGCCGACGCGCTGGGCGCGTTGGAGATCAACGTCGTGGCCACCGCCCCGCTGGACCCGTCGGTGGTCCGGCAGTACGAGGACCTCGGCGTCGACCAGCTGATCGTCTATCCAGGTGCGCTCGACATGCCGCTCGACGAGGCGCTCCCGCACCTGATCTCGCTGGTTGCGTAG